The sequence ATGCGTTTATTGACTCTTCCATTTGCATAACAGGCATGAAACTCCAGATGAGCATTTGGGCTTTCAGTTTGTAGCAGGACTGCTGAACAGAAGTGATTGTATGGTTGGGAAGGTgaaatttctctctcaaatgTTTTGATATCTCTAATTCAGGTGTCTGTTTTAATCAGTGAACAGGGATGTTACCCAAGTTTGGTCTCTAAGTAGGATGAATCTGGAGGTTACCTGCCACTTTAAAGactaaaaatgaatttttagaTTGATAAACTTAGCTGAGATGAATCCTAATCTATGataacaatgatttttttcctccactggaaaaaaatctaattcttTCTACATCTAATTCTCATCTAATTCTTTCTACAGTCACAAAGTGGAACAAAACCAGGAATGTCTAGGTATTTGGAGACTGCCTCCCACATACAGGAATATTTTGGCAGAGTGGGGTTTTGGATGCTTTTGTGGCATCTAAACTAGGTCAGGCTCTCTTTGTAGCCAACATGAACAGAACACTGCTTTCAGAAGCTGATTTACTTAAGATAGGTGTCTAAGATAGGAAAAGAGAACGATGTCTCTTACTCTCTATTGACTATTGAGAGACTCTAGACACCTATTTTGTGCTAGATATGCATCGTCTGGACATCTGAAGACAGGTGAGAGGAATCTGAAGTATGGTTCTTTATATAGtttattaatgctttttgttcttACTGTAGGACCCTGTTCTGGGCTAAGAAACCATTTTAGAATATGCTGTACAAATGAGAACAAATGGACACTTTTCCTCCTAGAGGGTGTATATCTAGCTACCAGACAAGACAAAAGAGGAATACAGATAAACAAGGATAATAAATGGAGATGATAGTAAGGACAAAACAGAATGGTTTTGATCTATTTGTAAGACAATATCCACAGACTAGAGCTACCTTActgcagtgaaatattttgtaggCATCAAAGCAAAGAAGAGATTACATGGAAGATTCAGAGATAGCTCTGCAAATGTTTACTGAATGCTTTTCCATAACAAAACTGAAGATGCTGAAAATTTACTAACTAAAATGTGGAAGTCAGTACGAGGGGCTGAGGAAGTCAAGATCAGAATCTGAAGAGTGGGTGAAAGATGAATGTCAGGAGACAGAGAGGGGCTCTACatatctgaaaaacagaaacaagtaGCTTATGGCTGATGAGATGGAGTTGAcatgaaaattttaagaaagataaggaattgtatttatatttatatctgTATGCCAGGCATACAAACCTATTATAAATGCCTGAGACTTATTGTGATTTACTACAGAAGTGAGGTTTAGAGAATCATGTTTCTGTGTGCATGACCACTTTGCTTCCTCAGTGGATGTGATTTATTTCATCAACCTTTAGACATCTTCAGTATAGACGTCTACAGCTGAGTTAGTTGCTCTAGGCATTATTtagagaaaatgaagtaaaacagaCATTTGTAGGCTTTTGTGGATATAATCTATTTTAGATAAGTAATACAGGATGAAATTATTCACATCCTGGAATTGTCCATTTTTCTCCATATGCTATCAAGGGAGATGTGCCTGAGTAGCTTCAATGACATCAAAGAAGTTAATTTCccaaatttaatgaaaatgacCAGCCAGGCATAAAAagaacactttttattttttgagagggggaagggaagaggggaaaggaggctATTAGATCAACTTTTACTAAACATTCAAGAATTCACATGTGTTTCTTAGATCTTCTTTTAACAGTAAGCCTAATCCTGAATTTTCTGATTAGGCATAACAAGGTATTTCAGTTCAGCGTAATACTAAAATGAATTCTGAGAACAAAACAGTGCAGAGTAAACTGAGTAGAGCTCACAAAAAAAACAGTGGGTTCCTCTCAACGTGCAATACTGGGGCCAATAATATGAAACAACTTCATTAATCACATGGGTGAAGGGACAGAGTACACCATCAGCAAGTTTGCACATGACACAAAATTGAGAGAAGTGGCTTATACACCAGGCAGTTGTGCTActattcagagggacctcaacaggaTGGAGAAATGGACCAACAGGAACTGCATGAAGTTAAGCAAAAGGAAACTCCAAGTCGTGCCCCTGAGGAAGAATATCCCCATACATTAGTACATACTGGGGAtcaactggctggaaagcagctttgcagagaagaacCTGGGGGTCCTGCTAGACAACAAGTTGAATATCAGCCAACAATGTACGTTTGTGGCAAAGGTGGCcaactgcatcctgggctgcagaagacagagcattaccagcaggtcaagggaggtgatctttCCCCTCTACACAGCACTAACTGGAGTGCTGtctccagttctgggctccccagtacaagagagagatgaacatactggagcaagttcaGAGAAGAgccactaagatgattaagggattggagcatctctcatatggGGAAAGACTGAGAGAACTGTgtctgttcagcctggagaagagaaggctcagggtgAATCTTATCAGTATGTACAAATACCTGATGGGAAGAAGATGGAAccaaactcttctcagtggtatccAGGGAAAGGATGAGAGGCAGtaagcacaaactgaaatacaggaaattccattaaaacttgagaaaaaacttttttacagtgagggtagtcaaacactggaacagcttACCTGGAGACATTGTGgagtctccacccttggagacATTCAGaacccaactggacacagccctgagcagcctgctctaagtgaccctgctctgagcaggaagATTGAgctagatgatctccagaggtcccattccaacctcaactattctgtgatcCTGAGATCAAGATAACTAAGGCCTCCAGCAAGAACAGAATTCTGTGAGAGGGAAAATTTTAATTGAAGACAAATGAGATCCAAAGTGTAGAAATGGAAGGCATGGAAATTCAGACTAGAAGtgctttatgaaaataaatgtatggtATCATTGGCCTCTAATAGGAGATTGAACTCTAGAGCCAGAGAGGCAATTTCTAACCCTGTGTTTATGCAATGCATAAACAATGTTTTTGACAGTCAAGATAAAACCACTTGATATAGCCACCTTTTATCATCCCTGATACCCATTTTAGCAGTTAGTTTTGCTTCAGAatctgggggcaggggggaggtgTCAAGTGCCCTGTGCGCAGGGATGCAGTGGTCCTTCCACTAGAAAAGCAAAGTCTTTATATACAAGTTAAAAGAGGAGGAACTGGAAACCCATTCCCAGTCTGAGAGTTATGATACCATAGTAATCACAGAAACTTGGTGGGAAAACTCACATGACTGGAAGACCACAATGGATGGCTACAGACTCTTTCAGAAAgacaggaagggaagaagaggaggtggagTTGCACTTTATGTAAAAGAGAGTCCATGGTGGCCCCAGGAAGGGCCCAAAAGAGGACTCAGGAAGTCTTACTTTGGTTCCTGGGAGCAATGAAACAAGTCCTCCTCGAAACTATTACTTACCGAATGAAGGAGgtgattgggaaaagccagcatggatttacctGAGGCAAATAATGTCAGACTAACCTGATCACATTCTACCACAAAATAACATATTCTGTTGACATAGGGAGAGCAGCGGATGCtgtttacctggacttcagcaaaatgtttgatactgtttcccacagccttctcctggacaaactggCAAGATGCAAATTGGATGGGTGGGGTGCAAGATGGGTAGGAAATTGGCTAACAGGTTGCATTCAGAGGGTGGTCATCAATGGGTTTTACTTAGGCTGGCAACCTGTCCCAGGTGTGGTCCTCCAGGGATCAATACGGGACCCCAcgctgttcaacatcttcataaatTATCTGGATAATGGGATTGAAAGCATCCtcaccaagtttgctgatgacaccaaactgggtgCTGTGGTGGACACATCAGAAAGGAAAGCCATcttacagagagacctggacaggctggaagagtgggctagcAAGAATggtatgaagtttaacaaagtgcaaagtcctgcacctgggatgaCATAACCAAAGAGCCCAGTACAGGCTAGGATCTGTGTAGGTagggagcagctttgctgaaagggacctgttatcctggtggacaacaagctgaacatgagtcagcagtgcgTTACTGTAGCAACAAAGGTAAATcggatcctgggctgcatctgcaGGGGCTAGCAGACATAGAGATGTAATCATCCCACTcagtgcttgtcaggccacacctggagtgctaTGTCCAGTTCTGGTCTCCACAGTTCGAGAAAGATGTGGACAGACTGGAGAaggtccaaaggagggccacaaagatcATCAATGACCTGCAGAACTTGTCCTACAAGGGAAGACTGAAgagttaggtcttttctccctggagaaaaCTCTCAGAGGGGTCTTAATCACAATATTCCAGGACTTAAAGGGAGGctacaaagaggatggaggctGTCTTTTTATgaggagccacatggagaagataGGGTAACAGGTACAAGTTGCCTcgggagaggtttcatctcgatataagaaatgcatttttcacagtgagaacaatcattcactggaacatCCCCCCCGAGGACACagtagagtccccatcactgaaGGTTTTTAAGATGGGATTGGACAGagtgctagataatctcatctaggttTCCTTTCCCACGgcaggttggaccagatgatctttcaaagtcccttccaacctgggctgttctatgattttatgattctatgataataaACTATAGGAACACTTTATGAAATGTCATGAGAGAATCTCTAttcacagaaatgttattaCAGGATAGGATGTTGTTCTGAATCACTTACTCGGGTTTAAGGATAGCTCCTACACTTGAATGGAGAGTTGATTCAAGAGGTCTCAGTGTATATTAGGCAAGAGATGAATGACATGAGCATAGTAGGATCTAGTCTTTACCTTAGGATCCATGGTTCACTGATGACCTGAATGCAACCTTCTTCATTTGTAATGGTTATGACAATTATGCTAGTAACACTTGCTTTCTCATGCAACAATTAGAGGTTCCCACTGTAATTAATTAAATTGTCATATCTGTCAACAAGTAAAATAAGACAAGTCTCATTTGGTGCCTTTCCAGTgtaaacaatataaaaatcacaCAACCTTAGGACAGTTTTGGTCGTACAGGACCTCTGAAGCTCATCTGGTGTAACACCATGTTCAAAGCATTGCCAACTTGAAAATTAGATTAGATTTCGCAGCACCTTGTccagttttgaatatctccaaatatgcaaaatttacCACCTCTCTAGTCAATCAGCTTCAGTGCTTAACAAGCCTcactgtaaaaattatttttctttatatctagtTAGAGTTGCAATCTGTGGCCCTTACCTCATGTCCATGTTGTAAGAGTCCatctctgcctttccccttGCCAACATAGTGGACCTTTGCTAGGCTTACTCCAGCTTGttaatgtctttcttgtgctggggactccaaaactggacacagtagtCCAGACAgtttcagaagtgctgaaaaAGCGGGTAGCGGGTATAATCACTGTTCTCAGTACTCTCACTACATAGTGGCTAATGCAGCGCAGTACGTGGTTGGCCCTCACAGTTGCAAGGGTGCACTGTTTACTCATATGCAACTTGTCATCCACCAACGACCCTTAAGTGCTTTTTGTTAGAGCTGCTCCCTAGACAATTGGTGTCACCCGATTGTTTACTTTCAGATCATTTCTGTCAAATCAATTCTCCAGCTTTTTGAGATTCCCCTGAACGGCAGCCTTATTATTCAGCATATTGACTGCTCCCTGCAATTTGGTGTCAACCACAAACTTGCTGACAGTGTGTTCCTTTCCATATAAttacaaaacaacaaatcaCACCACTACCCTTCTGTCTGGTAGAGCCAATATACTGGTTTCCCAGGTAATGAAGAGCAAAAGATTGTTTTGAAGGCACACTTCACAAGGGACTAGGGTAGGAATTGAGTGACTACGAGGAAGGAAGACTtgaatttaaatagaaaaatagcaACGTTTTATATAAAAGCAGACAATGACAGCTGCTCTGGTCAGTAATTACTTGAGACTAAATGTGGACAGAAGCAGTCGATGTGCACACAAATACCTTTCTGATCTGGCAGTATTTCCACCCATTCTCATCTTACTCAATGTACTCGGAAATGTTAAATCAAACTACTATAGGTGTTTTAATGCTAGTGCACACAATAATCTTTTAATCTTTATCCAATACTGGATATcaattaaagtatttaaagtaTCAGTTACAGAAATATCCTTGTCTCCTTCTTTGACTTTTATACTCTAGGATCAATGTAAAGAAGCCATAACATGAACAGGAATGTGGCCCAAGACTTTTTTTACCCCCACGGAAAAATCAATAGGCAAGATTCCATCTTGGTTACCTCAACGTCAGTCTGGAGACACCTCAGTAGACAGCTGAGTTTATTTGCACTGCAGGAGATTAAGATCAAGTCTCACTACAACTGGATGTCTCAATCTTTAGCAGACAGCCTTTGTACCTGGCGTTCACATTGACTGCAAATTTCACATGTAAGGAGAAATACATACAAAACTAATTTGAGAGTATTTAATGTCTTCCAATACAagtaagaggaaataaaaatggaatacAAGCAAACAACCTCTTTTGTGGAAGAATGTGCACTTGACAATGTACTGTTCTACTTGGTCACTATTTGAATTTTACAATACCTGTGATGCTGAGTCACCTTGTCCTATCAGGAAACAGAAGAGCTATAAATCACACTCCGGTGAAGAACTCTGGTCATTTCCACAACCAGCTGAAGAAGGACGGAAGAAACTTCTGATCTTCCTGGAAACAAAAGGTAGGATCTTgattgatttgtttgtttaaagtgttgcaattttttcatgtattaaaATGCAACCTATTGTCAGAAGACTTCTTGAACAATTTAGGACAGTCATAGAAAGAGGAttttattcagtgaaaaataaggATTACATAGGCAATAGTGTAACATGAGctgaaaaaaagggagagaaaattgATGAACAATcaaaaacagataaaaagcCGCCTGTATGCAAGAAAGCAGTGTCTTGGCACATTATATGTACatagagaaagagacagagacagaccGAACATACTGAATTGGATATATATTCAGTTAAGTATATTCTATTGCTATATGTAGCTATCACCACTTATTTTCAGAGCGGGGAAATTACCTTTTGCAACTTACCAGTCTTGTGCAAGGTGGCTGCTAAGCAGGACTTTGTGCAACAACGCTGTGCAAGTGAAATCACAGCTAGTATTATTCCGTTTCAGGTGTTTTTCAaggataataaaaaataatgggaattttcttttgtaatagATATTCAACTGTATGAATAATTTAGGatacaccttttttttgttgtttttagaGGAGGGATGGGAAAAACATATTCACATAAGTTTGCTAAACTCATACAAGCTAGGGATGCTAAAGCACCATCTTTCAGTGGCAGATCCCTGTACACAGATGGAGTTGCAGGAAAGTCAGTAAGACTTGGCACATGTCCTGATTTGTGTTTGAttgagggggaagaggggagggggacagagAGACTGATTTTAGGACCAGTGCCTAGAAATTAATGCAGAGCAATTAAATTTACATCTCATAAACTATAAGCATTTGgttgaaatcagtgggattGCCAAAAGTATGTTAATATCATGGAGCAGGAAACCCACTGGGTCTTAAAAAGTATTCCAATGGCATTTTGAAACTTGTATCATGTATTAAATTACCAGTTATATTTAATTGTAAGTTAATTCATAGAAAATATTACAGTGAATGAATACTTTGCCCATGTCTTTAAGTTAGCTTCTTCAGTTTGGTTTGTAAAATAGAAAGCTTCACAATTTCAATGAagagttatttttcctttgaaacagaGAATTTGTTTTTACATGTTTTAGGTGCAAAAAGGGTTGTTTTCTATTTGCATATCATCACATTTTGCACTCAAAAGACATATTTTTGCTTGTAACGTGAGTACAGCTAAAAATAACCCCCACCACTATTTACTTTCTAGTTAGAAATTaagtgaaaataatattttttatgttattgGGAGTATAATGTTTTATTGCTAAACACCTAGGTCATATACACTGCAAAGTTTTGTAACGGCTCTGAGAAATAAGTGGTAGAAAAGTTACTAAGAAAAAACTTCTGTGATCCTAAAGCACTTCAAGGAGGCATAGGTGATGTTGAAATTAAACATAAGTGACATAAGGCAATACCAAGAACAGGAAATCAATGACTTTTATACTGTTAATTACCAGTATGTTTTTCCCCCAGATCAACTAGATCTTTCCTCAACTACAAGTGCTTGGAATAAGCCACCCTATTTTGAAGGCTGTGAGAGTTTAATTGTACAGATGTGGCCAGTCTGACCAGTTTTTTGGCCTCAGCTACAGCTGCCCATAGTCACAGTCCACTTCAATGGGCTTTGCCCTTTAGCAGAGCTGGAGTAGCACTCCTGACTACAGGCTGGGGACTGTGCATCACCTCCAGTCCAATGTAAGCAAGCTGGTGAAGAAAATGGGCCTTGCTGTACCATTTGGAAAAGGGTAGTTTTTCTTACCCATGTGTTCTCTATGAGCCGGAGCACCTTGTGTTTTATATAAACTGGTTGCCTCAAGGTAAAGGGGCTTTGCTGAATATGGAAAGACCAGCAAATCCTATTGGTCTTTCCCCAAGAATGAATTAAAACTAAAACCAGCAGCCCCTCAAAACCAAATAAGAAGTTAAGCTAATAACATACCTCTGTGGCAACATGCCCATAAATTCCCTTGAAGTGGAAGGCTgggaaaaatgccaaaataagTAAATTCCACTCTAGTCACCTGCTTGCCTGCCCAAGGTACCTAAGCAGGAACAAGCTGAATGTAACTCCTGTGACTGATTGCAATCAGACACCAGAACTTTAAAGTGACCTATTACCTCCTGGATCACTGTAGTGGGATGGTATGGTGCTTTGAGCCTCCTAAGCAAGTGGAGTCTTGGAGTCCAGAGTCTGGTGGTTGCTTCTCCAATTAGAGAAGGCTCTCTTTTCTGTTGCCATTCCACACTACCTGTAATATAATCAAgagttgtctttaaaaaaatataaacaagaaaagctttctgaaacaagACTTCCCCAGGAAGCCAGTGCTGGTCTTTTTCTGGTCCAGCCAGTTCTGCCCCAGCTCGCGTGCAAGGCTTTCACAGTGCTAGCCATTGAGTAAGGCGTTTGAATCTAGACTCGGACACCTAAGCGTAGAGGTCTGCACATGGGCCGAGTGTCTAACACCCTTTTCAACCAAAACAGTCCATCCAAAGCAAGCGACAGGGAGTAGAGAAAGTTTCAGACTAATGCAGACACAGAAACAAGCTAAAAGCAGCATCCCACCTCAACTGTTCCACAGTGTGGCAATGAGCAGAAGGCTTCCTACGGGAAGGGAAACACAAATGTCCTCCTGTACTGTGAATTCAGGTGAAGGTATTCGGCCAGGATTACAGCAGGAAGTGAGACATACAAAGCTGTTGATTCATAGAAATTGGGAAATGCAGATGGagaatgaattttatttttttacttctaaaaatgggaggaggagagaaggaggatagaaagaaaacattaccTTGCTACTTGAGAAAAAGCCAGGaaatacacagaagaaagatgaattATGTATTCAGACAAATGAAAGctctgtaaaaaataaattaaatcctCATTCTCTCCTTTTCAGAGATGATTCTGCCAGTGGTGTTCCTGTGTCTCGCAGCTGTGCTGCCTCCGTCCACTGGAAAGGTAGGATCCACACTTTGTACTCAGGAAATCTGGATGGGACCCGAGGCACTCGTGGTCTGACTGAATATGGCTTTTCCTATGCACACTGATCATATACAGAAAGAGTCTGATTACATATCTAGGATCTGGAAAGCATTTATCCTTGAAGTCTGTTTAATTTCAAAGCAATAAACTGGTTCCACACTTGCACACTAAACCATCTATCGGCTTACTGTTACTTATGAGTTGGGTCAGAGATACCCATATTTTCCAGAAGCTCCCATACACAGATCCGGTAATCTGGATCTCCCAGAGATCCAGCCCTCTTCCTGTTAATTCCCCACACTTTTACAGGCAGCAGTTATCTAACTCTCTCCCTTCCTTGTCCTACAGGTCCTGAGCTGTGTACCTCTCCCTTTGCTCATAGTCCCACCTCTTAATGTGTATCACTGATTTCCCTCAAACAGCTAAACGAACTAACATACTCAATGCACACTTAAGAGTGGTTCCTCCCAACCCATACTTAGTCTGAAATTTGAAGTTGGCTacttctgcttcagaaacacTAATGTTACTGAAGGCTTGACTACATTTCCCTCTAATTCTTCAACTTCTGCTCTCCATGCTGCAGTCTAGACTAGTGAGAATGGTTGTAAAGAGGAGGCTGAGTTCTTCACAtggctattttttaattagaaaacacatgaaaaatttGAGAAATGCTATCGGTTATGGCAGGAGTGGAAGAAAATCTATGGTATGAAAAGCATAGGCACACTTTTTTGTTCAGTGGGACGTCCTGATGAAGTACCACAAGAGGTCTGTGCCAATCCTGTGATTAAGCAACAGGATCCTTCAGTAAAAAAACATTGATAGGcatgtttaaaatactgaagaagGGGAACACTTCATAAACACATTCATGTCTTCAGCTGATTTTTAGATCCTATTTCCTCAAAACTTCATGAAGGAAATTATAATAATAGTAAACTAAGTCtgattcagttgcctaaatTTAAGAGTCTACAGGCACATAAGATGTTCCAGGATATCTCAGCCATGAACAGAGGGTTGGCAGATATGATGCAAGAACCAGGGTTATTACTGCTAAGCTTTACGCTGTGGAACCACTTAAAGTGCAACTCCACATGGAAGCACCCCTAGAGACACTTAGGAGACAAAGAGTATCACAGTACCTTCTCCATTAAAAGGATCATCTCCTTAGTTGATATTagtattttggtattttaatatttcctagATGGGATTCAGGATTTTGttacattcaaataaaaaagaaatataacatGTTCTTTCAATTTAGGAACCTGAAGGTTTTGATGCTCTGTCAACTAGCAGAGCTGGTCAGCAGAAGCTGATTGTTGACGTGCATAATACCCTCAGGAGAGGAGTAAAACCATCGGCCAGCAACATGTTGAGGATGGTAAGTTGCATGTTGTAAATCTATTTGCAATGAGTAATGGACCTTATGAGAGATACAGGACGGTATGCAAGgtcacattattttatttagccACAAATTCACCCTCCAGACCTTTCCTAAGGATTGAGCATGGCCAGCACCAAGAAGAACATAAAGCTGGGCAGGTGGAAAAATAAGTCTGGAAAATTTTGTGGTGTATGAACAATAACATCTTCttcttttggaggaaaaataaaaggaaaaggaggagccACGGCATCATTCATTTCTGATGTATTCTTCATCAGACTTCACAATTTCTATTCTTCATCTGGGTGCATAGTAACTTTGTTCCTACTCCCcctaccccccaaaaaaggaggggaaaaggatTTTGTATATgattttttctgatttgaagTGTAATTTCCAAATGTTGTTCCTTCATGAGGGGTTATTAATTGATATGTGTCTGAATgactaatattttcttctttcattaagCAATGGTGTCCTCCGGCTGCACAGAATGCCCAAAAATGGGCCAATCAATGCACTTTACGTCACAGTCCTAATAACATGAGGAGAACCAGTAAGTGAAGCATGAGTGCTAACTGAATAATGTCATACATGTTATTGATGTGAccagtttggtttttgtttgggtttggggtttttttgagatgcCATTTATATTCAATGGGATTTTGTTGGTGCATGGGACAAAGTCAGAATTCTAGATATGAATCTGTCCAGTAAGTGAGAAAAGCTCAATCCCATTCTCATCCCAATTGCAGCAGTTTTACATAGGTATATCCCATTTTCTCCAGTaggtaaaaaaaatcatagtgaGAAAGCATATTCTCTCAAAACATCCATCAGAAAGAAGAGAATCTAGACCCAGTTTACTGCAGAAACCAGCTTGCATGTGCTGGATGAAACTGtctggggaggaagaggcaaaGGGTGAAGGTGCAAAACTGGCTGGTGGTGCTAAGCATAATTTCTAGGATAAGACTCATAGTTTTTAAATCCCCTGGCAGCTTGCAAGCTATAACTATCTTGGAGGCTCATATAAACACTTCAGTCATTGGACATTGAAGTTACAGCTATACTATGTTAACAGTAGCCATGATCAGTGCCCAATGTGGTGTTGAATGACTTCTGTCCATACTGTACGTAAGATGTGGACTGTCCTTCAGGCCCCATACTTTTTGCCTAAAAACCAAATCTTCTGGTTCTTGCTAAAGTGAATTCCAGATGAGAACTAATGCATACACAGTAGGGTTGGACCTGAATAAAAACAGTAGGTGAAGACAGTGTAGACACCTTCTTGTGTACCAGAAGTAAGCGTTGAATTATTGGGATTTTCCCAAGATTACTGAGCAGTGACCTGAATAATGACTAGGTTGCTAACTTTCAAATAGCAAAATCATAGTCATGGATCTGTGGTGCACATGTGCAGGTGTATCTACAGACATGCAGAAGGTCTGTCAACAACCAAACTACCAGCCAAACAGGCTGGCCATGCTGTAAACTGGTCAAGTGACAACTTCTGTATTGACAAAGGGTGGTGtcactgaactggaaaaaaaaaccaccctgctGTTCCATCTGGCATGAGAACTTCCATGGAAATCCTGCCAccttttactgtctttttctcACACATATCTTTTATGCATTTCTCAGtacctttctcttttcagatgTACAATGTGGTGAAAATCTCTTCATGGCATCTGCCCCTTTCTCATGGTCAGATGTTATTCAGGCCTGGTATAATGAGGAGAAAGATTTCGAATACGGAACTGGAGCAAAAAGACCAGGTGCTGTGATTGGCCATTACACTCAGGTAGGTGCaacttttttatatttcaggctgaataaataaatatctataTGTTAGCTATGCAACTTTTACCCTCTTATTATCTTTAAAGGGAATAAGTACAATGGAGACATGAGTGTTATTTTGacaaaacaagatgaaaactttcaaagtaacagaattaaaatgaaaataataggCTAAGTGTCTTTAAGGAGTAAAGATACTGGTAATTCAAAACTTCAGAAAGAGACAAAGGGAAGAAACTTACTTGTCTGTTTAACATCTGAAAATTGCTCAGACATGGGAAGAATAGGGTTATTAAAGTATCAGGAAGGAAATAGAAATAAGTTTGTCACAGTCTACAGAGTTCCATTGACTCAGAGAGTTTCCAGTTGGACAATGGCTTATGATAACCTCCTCTGTTCACCTGCACAAAACACAAGATATGGAATTTT comes from Ciconia boyciana chromosome 3, ASM3463844v1, whole genome shotgun sequence and encodes:
- the LOC140650243 gene encoding cysteine-rich venom protein TEL1-like produces the protein MYCSTWSLFEFYNTCDAESPCPIRKQKSYKSHSGEELWSFPQPAEEGRKKLLIFLETKEMILPVVFLCLAAVLPPSTGKEPEGFDALSTSRAGQQKLIVDVHNTLRRGVKPSASNMLRMQWCPPAAQNAQKWANQCTLRHSPNNMRRTNVQCGENLFMASAPFSWSDVIQAWYNEEKDFEYGTGAKRPGAVIGHYTQVVWYNSYQIGCAVAFCPNSKYKYFYVCQYCPMGNLLHSIQTPYKKGKPCGDCPNACENGLCTKL